Proteins from a genomic interval of Beijerinckia indica subsp. indica ATCC 9039:
- a CDS encoding YicC/YloC family endoribonuclease, producing the protein MSLASMTGFARCTGSQGATHFAWELKSVNAKGLDLRLRLPQGFDAIETEIRQRLGKALTRGTVHATLTAQRESTTPQVHINQDLLHKLLESVADLPLPPAIRTASLDGLLGVRGLIEIIEVEESPAEREQLQAHILARLDAALSDLLTMRQAEGAALAPILLVRLDRIAMLTEAAEQCPGRQPEAIKAKLSESLVRLAGQPGLDPNRLHQEALLMAAKADIREELDRLLTHVKAARGHLESGGPIGRKLDFLAQEFGREANTLCSKSNDARLTDIGLELRVEIEQFREQIQNLE; encoded by the coding sequence ATGAGCCTTGCCAGTATGACAGGTTTCGCGCGCTGCACCGGCAGTCAGGGCGCCACCCATTTCGCCTGGGAATTGAAGAGTGTGAACGCGAAGGGGCTCGACCTGCGGCTGCGCCTGCCCCAAGGCTTCGACGCGATCGAGACCGAGATCCGTCAACGCCTTGGCAAAGCACTGACACGCGGAACGGTTCATGCCACCTTGACAGCGCAGCGCGAGTCCACCACCCCGCAGGTCCACATCAACCAGGATCTTCTCCACAAATTGCTGGAGAGCGTGGCCGATCTTCCCCTCCCGCCAGCCATCCGGACCGCAAGCCTCGACGGGCTTCTCGGCGTGCGTGGCCTCATCGAGATCATCGAGGTGGAAGAGAGCCCCGCCGAACGGGAGCAATTACAGGCGCATATCCTCGCCCGTCTCGATGCAGCCCTTTCAGATCTCCTCACCATGCGGCAGGCCGAGGGTGCGGCGCTCGCCCCTATCCTCCTCGTCCGCCTGGATAGAATCGCGATGCTGACCGAGGCCGCCGAACAATGCCCGGGGCGCCAGCCAGAAGCCATCAAAGCCAAGCTCAGCGAAAGTCTGGTACGGCTTGCCGGTCAGCCGGGGCTCGACCCCAACCGGTTGCATCAAGAGGCCTTGCTGATGGCGGCCAAGGCCGATATCCGCGAGGAACTCGATCGTCTCCTGACCCATGTCAAGGCGGCGCGCGGTCATTTGGAATCCGGCGGCCCTATCGGCCGCAAGCTCGATTTTCTGGCCCAGGAATTCGGCCGTGAAGCCAATACTCTCTGCTCCAAATCAAATGATGCGCGCCTGACTGATATTGGGCTCGAATTACGCGTCGAAATCGAGCAATTCCGCGAGCAGATCCAAAATCTTGAATAG
- the purN gene encoding phosphoribosylglycinamide formyltransferase codes for MTGIRKRTAILISGRGSNMRALIESARAPHFPAEIALVLSNRPDAEGLRFAKEKGIATAAVDHKIHAGREEFERSMQVLLELHRIDLICLAGFMRLLTPWFIGQWEGRILNIHPALLPAYRGLHTHERALADGVKIHGCTVHFVVPAMDEGPIIAQAAVPVFETDTEETLAKRVLAEEHVIYPRALERVARGGLRIEGNRVLSAHASAEAQPNFSALRVPGPLPEEESA; via the coding sequence GTGACCGGCATACGCAAACGCACGGCAATCTTGATCTCCGGACGCGGTTCCAACATGCGTGCCCTGATCGAAAGCGCGCGCGCGCCGCATTTTCCGGCCGAAATCGCGCTGGTCCTGTCCAATCGGCCGGATGCGGAAGGACTTCGCTTCGCCAAGGAAAAAGGGATCGCCACAGCCGCGGTCGATCACAAAATCCATGCTGGCCGTGAGGAATTCGAGCGCTCCATGCAGGTCCTGCTCGAATTGCATCGCATCGATCTGATCTGTCTCGCCGGTTTCATGCGGCTCCTCACCCCCTGGTTCATCGGCCAATGGGAAGGGCGAATCCTGAACATCCATCCCGCTCTTCTGCCCGCCTATCGCGGTCTGCATACACATGAGCGCGCCCTGGCCGACGGGGTCAAGATTCATGGCTGTACCGTGCATTTCGTCGTGCCGGCCATGGATGAAGGGCCAATTATCGCCCAAGCCGCCGTGCCGGTCTTCGAGACCGATACGGAGGAGACGCTCGCGAAAAGAGTGCTGGCAGAGGAGCATGTGATCTATCCACGCGCGCTCGAACGCGTCGCGCGTGGTGGGCTGCGCATCGAAGGCAATCGTGTTCTCAGCGCCCATGCCAGCGCCGAAGCCCAACCCAATTTCTCCGCACTGCGCGTGCCGGGTCCACTTCCGGAGGAGGAAAGCGCATGA
- the purM gene encoding phosphoribosylformylglycinamidine cyclo-ligase: MDKKNGLTYAEAGVDIDAGNALVETIKPFVRATRRAGADAELGGFGGLFDLKAAGFQDPILVAANDGVGSKVKLAIETGQHDTIGVDLVAMCVNDLIVQGAEPLFFLDYYATGKLEPATAASVVKGIADGCREAGCALIGGETAEMPGLYTGKDYDLAGFAVGAVERGHLLPRTDIAAGDLLLGLPSSGLHSNGFSLVRRVLADNGASLDGPAPYEPGKTLGESLLTPTRIYVRPLLHVFAATQAVKALAHITGGGFQENLPRVLPAGFGLALDLSALAVPPVFGWLAREGGIAETEMLRTFNCGIGMVLIVANDEASKVEEALRAAGEQPIRLGSVIPAPETGPRVTFQGQLSL; encoded by the coding sequence ATGGATAAGAAGAACGGCCTGACTTATGCCGAAGCCGGCGTCGACATCGACGCTGGCAATGCGCTTGTCGAAACGATCAAACCCTTTGTGCGGGCAACACGGCGCGCCGGAGCCGATGCCGAGCTCGGTGGATTCGGCGGCCTTTTCGATCTCAAGGCCGCTGGCTTTCAAGACCCCATTCTGGTCGCCGCCAATGACGGGGTGGGCTCCAAGGTCAAACTGGCGATCGAAACCGGCCAGCACGATACGATTGGCGTCGATCTCGTCGCCATGTGCGTCAATGATCTCATCGTCCAGGGCGCCGAGCCGCTTTTCTTCCTCGATTATTACGCCACCGGCAAACTCGAACCCGCGACGGCGGCCTCCGTCGTCAAAGGCATAGCCGACGGCTGCCGTGAGGCGGGATGCGCCTTGATCGGTGGCGAAACGGCGGAAATGCCGGGGCTTTACACCGGCAAGGATTATGATCTCGCGGGCTTTGCCGTTGGTGCGGTCGAGCGCGGGCACCTTTTGCCGCGCACCGATATTGCGGCTGGAGACCTGCTTCTCGGCCTTCCCTCTTCCGGTTTGCATTCCAACGGTTTTTCCCTGGTGCGCCGGGTTCTCGCTGACAATGGCGCCTCTCTTGACGGCCCCGCCCCTTACGAGCCTGGCAAGACACTGGGCGAATCCCTCCTGACGCCAACCCGGATTTATGTTCGCCCGCTTCTCCACGTCTTTGCCGCGACGCAAGCGGTCAAAGCCCTGGCGCATATTACTGGCGGCGGTTTTCAGGAAAATCTCCCCCGTGTCTTGCCCGCCGGCTTCGGCCTCGCCCTGGATCTCTCGGCTCTCGCCGTGCCTCCCGTTTTCGGCTGGCTCGCGCGCGAAGGCGGCATAGCGGAAACAGAAATGTTGAGGACCTTCAATTGCGGCATCGGCATGGTCCTAATCGTCGCGAATGACGAGGCCTCGAAGGTCGAGGAGGCCTTGCGCGCCGCCGGCGAACAGCCGATCCGGCTAGGTTCCGTCATCCCCGCCCCTGAAACCGGGCCGCGCGTGACATTTCAGGGGCAGCTTTCCCTGTGA
- a CDS encoding LysR family transcriptional regulator, with amino-acid sequence MQKLDDMITFVRVVERGSFVAAARQLGVPPATVSRKVQELEHRLGIELLRRTTRRVFVTEAGRAFFDNASQALTLIEEAELVAKSYSSKPSGVLRLLAPYTVGVLIIDQILPAFQRLYPEVLIYLTLNNEPLDLIEHGFDVAMRVGALPDSTYAVHHLLRTGRRIVAAPSYIEKHPPIETIADLEHHVFLSFAIETPPSGVVMTFNRGEEQAQVTLAPRMVINEASVVLNHVLRGEGFSLFGDILTDSYLASGALKHILPEWQSDDPLEVSLVFSRHATSDPKVRLFIDFLTHEAMASKKRTTLLLGLRE; translated from the coding sequence ATGCAGAAACTCGATGACATGATCACTTTCGTCCGTGTCGTCGAACGCGGGAGTTTCGTCGCGGCTGCGCGGCAGCTTGGAGTGCCTCCCGCCACGGTCAGCCGGAAAGTCCAAGAACTCGAACATCGACTCGGCATCGAATTATTGCGGCGCACGACACGCCGGGTTTTCGTTACCGAGGCGGGGCGAGCCTTTTTCGATAATGCATCGCAGGCCTTGACCTTGATCGAGGAAGCGGAGCTGGTTGCCAAGAGCTATAGCAGCAAGCCTTCGGGCGTGTTGAGGCTGCTTGCTCCTTATACGGTTGGCGTCCTGATCATCGATCAGATTTTGCCTGCTTTTCAGCGGCTCTATCCGGAAGTTCTCATCTATCTGACGTTGAACAACGAGCCTCTCGATTTGATCGAGCATGGTTTCGATGTCGCGATGCGAGTCGGTGCATTGCCTGATTCGACCTATGCGGTCCATCATCTCTTGCGAACGGGAAGGCGCATCGTCGCTGCGCCTTCCTATATCGAGAAACACCCGCCGATCGAGACGATTGCCGATCTCGAACATCACGTCTTTTTGAGTTTCGCGATTGAGACGCCGCCATCAGGGGTCGTGATGACTTTCAACAGAGGGGAGGAGCAAGCTCAGGTCACGCTTGCACCTCGCATGGTGATCAACGAGGCCTCGGTCGTTCTCAACCATGTTCTGCGCGGCGAGGGATTCTCGCTCTTTGGCGATATCCTGACCGACTCTTATCTCGCTAGCGGAGCCCTGAAACATATTCTGCCGGAGTGGCAGAGCGATGATCCGCTCGAAGTTTCCCTCGTGTTCAGCCGTCACGCCACAAGTGATCCAAAAGTCCGATTGTTTATCGATTTCTTAACACATGAAGCTATGGCGTCGAAGAAAAGAACGACATTGTTGCTGGGGCTGAGAGAATGA
- a CDS encoding CDP-alcohol phosphatidyltransferase family protein: MQASNFGSLPNLITLLRLVLVPAIVAMIASQRWVAACLIFLVAGLSDAADGWIAKQFNLRTELGAYLDPLADKALLVSIYVALAITRTVPVTLTIIIVARDLMIIGAFMVAWLLQKPMRVEPLLISKLNTAAQIAFAALVLGIKAFALSPEPWFGWGVYGVALLTLVSMAAYFWRWIHHMEV; encoded by the coding sequence ATGCAAGCGTCGAATTTCGGCAGTCTTCCAAATCTCATTACCTTGCTGCGCCTGGTGCTCGTCCCGGCCATTGTGGCGATGATTGCCTCTCAGCGCTGGGTGGCAGCCTGTCTCATCTTCCTTGTCGCCGGTCTGTCCGATGCCGCCGATGGGTGGATCGCCAAGCAATTCAATCTCCGTACGGAGCTCGGTGCTTATCTTGACCCGCTCGCCGACAAGGCCTTGCTCGTTTCGATCTATGTGGCGCTGGCCATCACCAGAACCGTCCCGGTCACGCTGACAATCATCATCGTCGCGCGAGATCTCATGATCATTGGCGCTTTCATGGTCGCCTGGCTCCTGCAAAAACCCATGCGGGTCGAGCCTTTGCTGATTTCCAAGTTGAATACGGCGGCGCAGATCGCCTTTGCCGCTCTGGTCCTCGGCATCAAGGCCTTTGCGCTTTCGCCCGAGCCTTGGTTCGGCTGGGGCGTCTATGGCGTGGCGCTTCTGACTCTCGTGTCCATGGCCGCTTATTTCTGGCGATGGATCCATCATATGGAAGTATGA
- a CDS encoding AI-2E family transporter: MRIEWQIGFWIAAFLLLILFFWLFSAVILPFAAAVVLGYLLDPVADHLERLGLNRLGATLLILAAFVLLLVAVLILIVPVLGHQLAGFIQSLPEYIIKLQDLISKESDRLTDQYIGVLVGKLGLSRLSGPELAPPTSDMVSQVVQWGAGFIKSLWTGGAALVSLISLLVVTPVVAFYMLLDWDKMIAKIDSLIPIRHRATVRELASEIDGAMAGFLRGQSLVCLFLGLWYGIGFTLVGLNFGLLIGISAGILSFIPYVGSLTALVVGSTVAVVQDWPSWHLLAVTLGVIAVGQFLEGNILSPKLVGESVGLHPVWVMFSLLAFGSLFGFTGLLTAVPLAAAMGVVLRFAVKRYRDSPLYTGVTESAPKIFIDVNVLRDDNEQ, translated from the coding sequence ATGCGGATTGAATGGCAGATTGGTTTTTGGATCGCCGCCTTCCTGTTGCTCATCCTCTTCTTTTGGTTGTTCAGCGCCGTCATTTTGCCCTTTGCCGCAGCCGTCGTTCTTGGCTATCTGCTCGACCCCGTGGCCGATCATCTTGAACGCCTGGGGTTGAACAGGCTTGGCGCCACCTTGCTCATTCTCGCGGCTTTCGTCCTGCTCCTTGTCGCCGTACTCATCCTCATCGTGCCGGTACTCGGCCATCAGCTCGCAGGCTTCATTCAGTCGCTGCCCGAGTACATCATCAAGCTTCAGGATCTCATTTCCAAGGAAAGTGATCGGCTCACGGATCAATATATCGGCGTCCTCGTCGGTAAGCTTGGTCTCAGTCGTCTCAGCGGGCCGGAACTCGCTCCGCCGACCAGCGACATGGTCTCTCAAGTCGTGCAATGGGGCGCGGGCTTCATCAAATCGTTATGGACGGGCGGGGCGGCGCTCGTCAGCCTCATTTCCCTGCTGGTCGTGACACCCGTCGTCGCTTTCTACATGTTGCTCGATTGGGACAAAATGATCGCCAAGATCGACAGTCTGATCCCGATCCGCCACAGAGCCACCGTGCGTGAATTGGCCTCCGAGATCGATGGGGCCATGGCTGGTTTTCTGCGGGGGCAGTCGCTTGTGTGCCTGTTTCTCGGCCTCTGGTATGGCATTGGATTTACTTTGGTCGGGTTGAATTTCGGCCTCCTGATCGGAATTTCCGCCGGCATTTTGAGTTTCATCCCCTATGTCGGCTCCTTGACCGCCCTCGTCGTGGGTTCGACGGTCGCCGTCGTCCAGGATTGGCCAAGTTGGCATTTGTTGGCTGTCACGCTGGGCGTGATCGCTGTCGGGCAATTTCTCGAGGGCAATATTCTTTCGCCGAAGCTCGTTGGAGAATCGGTCGGGCTGCATCCCGTCTGGGTCATGTTCTCCCTGCTTGCTTTCGGCAGTCTGTTCGGATTCACCGGCCTCTTGACCGCAGTGCCCTTGGCGGCTGCGATGGGCGTCGTTCTGCGTTTTGCGGTCAAGCGTTACCGCGATAGCCCGCTCTATACGGGCGTTACCGAATCCGCGCCGAAAATTTTTATCGATGTGAACGTTTTGCGGGACGATAATGAGCAATAA
- a CDS encoding DnaA ATPase domain-containing protein gives MSNKMRPKEPARQLTFDLAGDPCFGIEDFFVSESNENAYAMLELWPDWPDSVLLLRGPAGAGKSHLGAIWAARAGARILTARDFAAERDLESLARSGPLLIEDADAIGEAEASLFHLLNLVRHHHHALVLTARRAPDFWGLRIADLLSRLRLAPVAAIEPPDEDLMRAILVKLFLDRQLVVDTGLIEHAALHLDRSFEAARDFVERLDREALARGARITKSLAGTVLQSLIPPETE, from the coding sequence ATGAGCAATAAGATGCGGCCGAAAGAACCGGCCCGCCAATTGACCTTCGATCTCGCGGGCGATCCTTGTTTCGGCATCGAGGATTTTTTCGTCTCGGAATCGAACGAAAATGCTTATGCGATGCTGGAGCTTTGGCCCGATTGGCCCGATTCCGTGCTTTTACTGCGAGGCCCAGCGGGGGCTGGAAAAAGCCACCTCGGCGCAATTTGGGCGGCGAGGGCAGGGGCACGGATTCTGACCGCCCGGGATTTTGCCGCGGAGCGGGACCTCGAAAGCTTGGCGCGATCAGGTCCCTTGCTGATCGAGGATGCCGATGCGATCGGTGAAGCGGAGGCCTCGCTCTTCCATCTTCTCAATCTGGTTCGGCACCATCATCACGCTCTGGTTCTGACAGCGCGCAGAGCCCCTGATTTCTGGGGCCTCCGCATCGCGGATCTCTTATCGCGTTTGCGCCTTGCTCCGGTGGCTGCGATCGAGCCGCCGGATGAGGATTTAATGCGAGCGATCTTGGTCAAACTATTCCTCGATCGGCAGCTCGTGGTTGATACGGGCCTCATCGAACATGCGGCCCTGCATCTCGACCGCTCGTTCGAGGCGGCGCGCGATTTTGTGGAACGTCTTGACCGCGAGGCTTTGGCGCGAGGCGCTCGCATCACCAAGAGCCTTGCGGGAACAGTGTTGCAAAGCCTGATCCCGCCCGAGACGGAATGA
- a CDS encoding YdhR family protein has protein sequence MSRTFLYAEIQVAIPFETIDWRAINIAMQKEPGLKSKTWLSGINTNTIGGFYEFDSLANAQAYATGYLAKAAAQLGGSLSVKLFDGDIVAEASAGMNAPFFVPVPA, from the coding sequence ATGAGCAGAACGTTCCTCTACGCCGAGATTCAGGTCGCGATCCCGTTTGAAACCATCGATTGGCGTGCAATCAATATCGCCATGCAGAAGGAACCGGGCTTGAAGAGCAAGACATGGCTGAGCGGCATCAATACCAACACAATCGGCGGCTTCTACGAATTCGATAGCCTGGCCAATGCACAAGCCTATGCGACCGGCTATCTCGCCAAGGCGGCCGCGCAATTGGGCGGAAGCCTTTCCGTCAAATTGTTCGACGGGGATATTGTCGCCGAGGCGAGCGCAGGCATGAACGCTCCCTTTTTCGTGCCCGTTCCAGCGTGA
- a CDS encoding alpha/beta fold hydrolase gives MAHSYYNQESHGPYQTLDLGPFVLDNGDTIRNLALAYATFGSLSPAKDNAILFPTWYSGTSKILEQAYIGPGRALDPERYFIILVNQIGNGLSSAPHNQPSPFNAARFPRVSISDDVRAQYRLVTEHFGIERLQLVLGGSMGAQQTYEWAVRYPEQVLRAAPIAGTARASVHNRLVVEGLIAAIASDPAFDNGWYAEPGLVHRGLRRHAQLFATKVFSSRLFEQEGWRALGFSSVDDFLSGFVEQHFLQQDPNNLILLARKWQDSDVSRNTSGDLKKALSHITATTFVVAVDEDDLFPLADIVAEQTLVPQSHLKRLSSPWGHLAIFGLDQAYRDNIDSVLKELLATP, from the coding sequence GTGGCCCATTCCTATTATAACCAAGAGAGCCACGGGCCCTATCAGACCCTCGATCTTGGTCCCTTCGTCCTCGACAATGGCGATACGATCCGTAATCTCGCTCTCGCTTATGCGACCTTTGGCTCGCTCTCGCCCGCCAAGGACAATGCGATCCTGTTCCCCACCTGGTATTCGGGCACGAGCAAGATCTTGGAACAGGCCTATATCGGCCCCGGGCGGGCGCTCGATCCCGAACGCTATTTCATCATTCTCGTCAATCAGATCGGTAATGGCCTCTCAAGCGCGCCGCACAACCAGCCCTCTCCGTTCAATGCGGCGCGGTTTCCGCGCGTGTCGATTAGTGATGACGTGCGGGCGCAATATCGTCTGGTGACCGAACATTTCGGCATTGAACGTCTGCAACTCGTCCTGGGTGGATCAATGGGCGCGCAGCAGACTTATGAATGGGCTGTGCGTTATCCGGAGCAGGTGTTGCGCGCCGCGCCGATTGCGGGAACGGCGCGCGCGAGCGTGCATAATCGTCTCGTTGTCGAAGGGTTGATCGCGGCAATCGCCAGCGACCCGGCTTTTGACAATGGTTGGTATGCTGAGCCCGGCCTGGTTCATCGTGGCTTGCGCCGGCATGCGCAATTGTTTGCGACAAAGGTTTTCTCTTCACGTCTGTTCGAACAGGAGGGCTGGCGCGCCCTCGGCTTTTCCTCCGTCGATGATTTTCTCTCGGGCTTCGTCGAACAGCATTTTCTGCAACAGGATCCAAACAATCTGATCCTGCTCGCGCGCAAATGGCAGGATAGTGATGTGAGCCGCAACACGAGCGGCGATCTCAAAAAGGCTTTGTCGCATATCACCGCTACTACATTCGTTGTCGCGGTCGATGAAGACGATCTGTTTCCCCTGGCCGATATCGTGGCTGAACAGACGCTGGTGCCACAGAGCCATTTGAAGCGCCTCTCCTCGCCCTGGGGTCATCTCGCCATTTTTGGTCTCGATCAGGCCTATCGGGACAATATCGACTCCGTGCTGAAAGAGCTTTTGGCAACGCCGTGA
- a CDS encoding DUF938 domain-containing protein, giving the protein MTEEAIKDLVKEAPIVDEPRPPCDPYPLSPYVAWAGRRNRDPILGVFKTLFPKDGSVLELASGSGAHVNYFAPHFPEVSFHPSDYDTKVFETIKQTRDTQNNKNVDDPILIDLTKPDTWVNAQARLYDAIFVINLFQVAPLSIAEGIAELASKVLKPGGFLAIYGPFKVDGRYTTASNQNFDEEILSKNVPEWGLKDVRDLEKIAAGHKLVLKKQLDLPANNFILLFSR; this is encoded by the coding sequence ATGACAGAAGAAGCGATCAAGGACCTTGTGAAGGAAGCCCCCATTGTCGACGAGCCGAGGCCGCCTTGCGACCCCTATCCTTTGAGCCCCTATGTCGCCTGGGCGGGGCGGCGCAATCGCGATCCCATTCTTGGTGTCTTTAAAACTCTCTTCCCCAAGGATGGCTCGGTGCTGGAACTCGCCAGCGGCAGCGGTGCCCATGTCAATTACTTCGCCCCGCATTTTCCGGAAGTCTCGTTCCATCCATCCGACTATGATACCAAGGTCTTCGAGACGATCAAACAAACACGGGATACACAGAATAACAAAAATGTCGATGATCCGATTCTGATTGATCTGACGAAGCCGGATACATGGGTGAATGCGCAGGCGCGGCTCTATGATGCCATCTTCGTCATCAATCTGTTTCAGGTGGCCCCGCTTTCGATAGCGGAGGGGATCGCCGAACTCGCGTCCAAAGTCTTGAAGCCGGGCGGCTTTCTGGCGATCTACGGGCCTTTCAAGGTCGATGGCCGTTATACGACTGCATCAAATCAGAATTTCGACGAGGAAATTCTCTCCAAAAACGTGCCGGAATGGGGCTTGAAGGATGTCCGCGATCTCGAAAAGATCGCTGCCGGACACAAGCTTGTTCTCAAGAAACAGCTCGATCTGCCGGCGAATAATTTCATTTTGTTATTTTCTCGTTGA
- a CDS encoding amidase family protein translates to MDILYSDAVDQLRMLSTRQLSARELLDMVVARTDRLSERVNAVVARDLDRAYHDAQLIDDRRARSEPMGRLAGIPMTVKDTFDIDGLPASAGLRILLNRKAKDAIVVSRARAEDAIIWGQTNTPTKAADWQTYNALYGTTNNPWNLERTPGGSSGGSAAALAAGLTALEIGADAGGSLRVPANFCGVFAHKPTYGLISQRGLVPPPNFAADVDLAVVGPMARSSRDLRLLMSVISDLPLSAEAPPVPIKGLKVALWLDEPAFVLDADVRHRITVFAETLAANGAIVEPVRSPIEADTLMFTYTMLLYPLSNAGMPAQERTLYELLRGPAKIALALGAKPLSWAQGVLASTARHREWLRANEMRAGMQHTLQRFFTHYDVLLSPISPMPAFPHDHRPFLRRRLRGSDGRTFSYLELLNWIALATTCGLPATALPIGLTSQNLPVGAQLIGPRNSDARTLAIAQAMEEMIGGFQIPPLP, encoded by the coding sequence ATGGATATCCTCTATTCGGATGCAGTGGATCAATTGCGGATGCTTTCCACACGCCAACTCAGCGCGCGGGAATTGTTGGATATGGTGGTGGCCCGGACCGACCGATTGAGCGAACGGGTTAATGCCGTCGTCGCCCGTGATCTCGACCGCGCCTATCACGACGCGCAGCTCATTGACGACCGCAGAGCGCGCAGCGAACCCATGGGACGTCTCGCCGGCATTCCCATGACCGTTAAAGACACGTTCGACATAGACGGACTGCCAGCCTCTGCTGGCCTGAGAATTCTGCTCAACCGAAAAGCCAAAGATGCTATTGTTGTCAGCCGCGCACGCGCCGAGGATGCCATTATCTGGGGTCAAACGAATACGCCCACAAAGGCCGCCGACTGGCAAACCTATAATGCCCTCTATGGAACGACCAACAATCCCTGGAATTTAGAGAGAACACCCGGCGGATCATCAGGGGGTTCGGCGGCAGCGCTAGCCGCTGGCCTGACCGCGCTTGAAATCGGCGCGGACGCCGGTGGATCTCTGCGTGTCCCAGCAAATTTCTGCGGCGTGTTTGCTCATAAGCCGACTTACGGCCTCATTTCGCAGAGGGGTCTTGTGCCGCCACCCAATTTCGCGGCCGATGTCGATTTAGCGGTCGTTGGCCCCATGGCGCGGTCAAGCAGAGATTTACGCCTGCTGATGTCAGTCATCTCCGATCTCCCTTTGTCAGCCGAGGCACCGCCCGTCCCAATTAAAGGCTTGAAAGTGGCCCTCTGGTTAGATGAGCCGGCTTTCGTACTGGACGCGGATGTCAGGCACAGGATCACAGTTTTCGCAGAAACACTCGCCGCAAATGGAGCAATTGTCGAACCCGTCAGAAGCCCCATAGAGGCTGACACGTTAATGTTCACATACACAATGCTCCTGTATCCTCTGAGCAACGCTGGCATGCCCGCACAAGAACGCACTCTCTACGAGCTTCTTCGTGGACCAGCGAAAATCGCGCTTGCCTTGGGAGCGAAGCCCTTATCCTGGGCGCAGGGCGTTTTGGCCTCGACCGCCCGTCATCGGGAATGGTTGCGGGCCAACGAAATGCGCGCAGGGATGCAACACACTCTCCAACGCTTCTTCACCCATTATGATGTTCTGTTGAGCCCCATCTCTCCCATGCCGGCTTTCCCCCATGACCATCGGCCATTTTTGAGACGTAGACTGCGAGGCTCGGATGGCCGCACCTTCTCTTATTTGGAATTGTTGAACTGGATTGCGCTTGCAACAACATGCGGTTTGCCAGCAACGGCCCTGCCGATTGGTCTAACCAGCCAGAATCTGCCCGTGGGCGCGCAACTGATCGGCCCACGCAACAGTGATGCACGGACCTTGGCTATTGCCCAAGCCATGGAAGAAATGATCGGAGGATTCCAAATCCCACCTCTCCCATAG
- a CDS encoding VOC family protein, which yields MSRRQSASLAISNEGKQDVSTQPPVRGMDHIGIAVPNLDEASHFLERAFDAKPMYDNIKRSEPPQTGPNAEAMLGISSGTKLVTMRMLQLGNGPGIELFEMHGSDQHKPARPSDFGLQHFAVYVDDLAYASERFQAAGGTLLEGPNEMLGLEKGPGNGWRYGRTPWGSIVELMTSPSPEDYERETPLRRWKPAPVDPAKGNE from the coding sequence ATGTCACGCCGACAATCGGCCAGCCTTGCCATTTCAAATGAAGGGAAACAGGATGTCAGTACGCAGCCACCTGTCCGAGGCATGGACCATATCGGCATCGCCGTTCCCAATCTCGATGAAGCCTCCCACTTTCTGGAACGGGCTTTCGACGCCAAGCCCATGTATGACAATATCAAGCGCAGCGAGCCGCCGCAGACCGGCCCTAACGCGGAAGCCATGCTGGGCATTTCCTCCGGTACCAAGCTCGTGACCATGCGCATGCTGCAATTGGGCAATGGGCCCGGCATCGAGCTTTTCGAAATGCATGGCTCCGACCAGCATAAACCAGCGCGGCCGAGTGATTTCGGACTGCAGCATTTCGCTGTCTATGTGGATGATCTCGCCTATGCGAGTGAACGTTTTCAGGCGGCGGGTGGAACCTTGCTCGAAGGCCCCAATGAGATGCTGGGGCTGGAAAAAGGCCCCGGCAACGGCTGGCGCTATGGCCGCACACCTTGGGGTTCAATCGTTGAATTAATGACCTCGCCAAGCCCAGAGGATTATGAGCGGGAGACCCCGCTGCGGCGCTGGAAACCAGCACCCGTCGACCCAGCCAAAGGGAATGAATGA